One Dokdonia sp. Dokd-P16 genomic window carries:
- a CDS encoding rhomboid family intramembrane serine protease — protein MNKEADYFKFYNGVVVYPLLFVLVMWIIFWVEIKFGLDFTRWGVKPRTVSGIRGVIFSPFIHSGIKHLWHNTVPLLVLSAALFYFYRRISWRVLLLLVLLSGTGTWLIGRDSFHIGMSGVIYALVSFLFFKGILAKHFRLIALSLIVVFLYGSLIWGTLPTSETISWEGHLSGFIAGGLVALCFRESVPKPLTYNWEKPDYVSDEDPFMQQFDENGNFFELPPEIDPDEETETIVISYEFKEHKTPEKGDL, from the coding sequence ATGAACAAAGAAGCAGATTATTTTAAGTTTTATAACGGGGTCGTAGTGTATCCATTGTTATTTGTGCTCGTGATGTGGATCATATTTTGGGTAGAAATAAAGTTTGGGTTAGACTTCACAAGGTGGGGTGTAAAACCGCGTACTGTATCGGGAATAAGAGGTGTGATTTTCTCACCATTTATTCATTCTGGAATTAAACATTTATGGCACAACACTGTTCCATTATTAGTGCTAAGTGCTGCCTTGTTTTATTTTTATAGGAGAATATCTTGGCGTGTTCTTTTGCTTCTTGTTCTTTTAAGCGGCACAGGTACTTGGTTAATAGGTCGAGACTCTTTCCATATCGGAATGAGCGGAGTGATATATGCGCTAGTTTCTTTTCTCTTCTTTAAAGGAATCCTAGCAAAGCACTTTCGACTTATTGCACTATCATTAATAGTTGTCTTTCTTTATGGTAGTCTGATATGGGGAACACTTCCCACTAGTGAGACTATATCTTGGGAAGGACATTTATCTGGATTTATAGCCGGAGGATTGGTTGCGTTATGCTTTCGCGAAAGCGTGCCAAAACCACTCACATACAACTGGGAAAAACCCGATTATGTGTCAGATGAAGATCCATTCATGCAGCAGTTTGATGAAAATGGAAACTTTTTTGAGTTACCTCCAGAAATTGATCCAGATGAGGAAACAGAAACTATTGTGATAAGTTATGAGTTTAAAGAACATAAAACACCTGAAAAAGGTGATTTATGA
- a CDS encoding aryl-sulfate sulfotransferase, with product MYRLNYVIIITALFATHYLTSQNTIGTVLNTPQAFDGLTLITPNSNEIPNFTYLINNCGEIVNQWESDFKGQGADIITTTGDLYRGAFDDNSTLNYAGNNGRLERYNWDGDLTWSLTYSEENFSFHHDYYVLDNGNILLLVAERKGLEAAIDAGRDPSTLIQDDLYTEKIIEIEPINENDFNIVWEWDFWDHLIQNFDSTKNNFGVISEHPEKLNINFVGLSNNIADWIHLNSIDYNKDVDQILISSRFTSEFYIIDHSTNSTEASGSFGGNSNKGGDFLYRWGNPQAYNQGNEENQQLFGQHSVHWTNSTNENFGKILLFNNGLTRGYSNVVLIDTPDTDDNGNYPIIPNEAFLPLNLNIVYEANPKQDFFAPFLSSAYELENGNFLINNGPIGETFEVDSQGLKVWSYISPITVTNGTLSQGDSPPGINARFFRTRKYILDYEGFEGRDLTSSGYLENNPQPENCDTLSTPMVKDSTNLSKLYPNPTNGSFVIESFNEILSTQVYNLQGRLIISSNKNQLDLTNYADGIYIVVIKTSNETERIKLIKK from the coding sequence ATGTATCGACTCAACTATGTTATCATTATAACAGCTCTTTTTGCAACTCATTATCTCACATCACAAAATACAATAGGTACAGTTTTAAATACGCCACAAGCATTTGATGGCTTAACGCTTATCACCCCAAACTCCAATGAAATTCCTAATTTCACCTATTTAATAAATAATTGTGGTGAAATAGTTAATCAATGGGAAAGTGACTTTAAAGGACAGGGCGCAGATATCATAACTACTACAGGAGATTTGTACAGAGGTGCTTTTGACGACAATTCGACCTTAAACTATGCTGGAAATAACGGACGACTTGAACGTTACAATTGGGATGGTGACTTAACTTGGAGCCTTACTTATTCTGAAGAAAACTTTAGCTTTCATCACGACTATTATGTTCTCGATAATGGCAACATTCTTTTATTAGTTGCTGAGCGTAAAGGATTAGAAGCAGCCATAGATGCAGGACGTGATCCATCTACACTTATTCAAGATGACTTATACACAGAAAAAATAATTGAAATAGAACCTATCAACGAAAACGACTTTAATATTGTTTGGGAATGGGATTTTTGGGATCATCTGATTCAAAATTTTGATTCTACTAAAAATAATTTTGGTGTAATTTCTGAACATCCCGAGAAACTTAACATCAACTTTGTGGGTTTAAGTAATAATATAGCAGATTGGATTCACCTGAACTCAATTGACTACAATAAAGATGTCGATCAGATATTAATAAGCTCTAGATTCACAAGTGAATTTTACATTATAGACCATTCTACAAATTCTACGGAGGCTAGCGGCAGTTTTGGAGGTAATTCAAACAAGGGAGGAGATTTTCTATATCGATGGGGAAATCCTCAAGCTTATAATCAAGGAAATGAAGAAAACCAACAACTCTTTGGACAACATAGCGTTCATTGGACAAACAGTACGAACGAAAATTTTGGGAAAATTCTTTTATTCAATAACGGATTAACACGAGGATATTCTAATGTAGTACTTATAGATACTCCGGACACAGATGATAATGGTAATTATCCAATAATTCCAAATGAAGCCTTTCTTCCATTAAACTTAAATATAGTATATGAAGCAAATCCAAAACAGGATTTCTTTGCACCATTCCTGTCCAGCGCATATGAACTAGAAAACGGAAATTTTTTAATAAATAATGGACCAATAGGAGAAACTTTTGAAGTAGATAGTCAGGGCCTTAAAGTTTGGAGTTATATATCCCCAATAACTGTAACCAATGGCACGTTATCTCAGGGAGATAGCCCACCAGGAATAAATGCTCGTTTTTTTAGAACTAGAAAATACATACTAGATTATGAAGGATTTGAAGGGAGAGATTTAACATCCTCAGGTTACTTAGAAAACAACCCACAGCCAGAAAACTGCGATACACTATCTACTCCTATGGTTAAAGATTCGACTAATTTGTCTAAGCTATACCCTAACCCTACCAATGGCAGCTTTGTTATAGAAAGTTTTAATGAAATCTTATCTACACAAGTATATAATTTACAAGGGAGATTAATCATTTCTTCTAATAAAAATCAACTAGATCTCACAAACTATGCGGACGGAATTTATATAGTCGTTATCAAAACGTCTAATGAAACAGAACGTATTAAATTAATAAAAAAATAA
- a CDS encoding DUF6503 family protein: MIITLFASCKNENKTLDVNTDPLELFDKLLDNYGGSKFWTSTSTFNYGDIYYTALRNNNILESSMSINGDGKNYLATYKNGFSEYFIDSIPQNDNNYKSIFIDSKLDAFIYLLSIPHSLSGTDVALNNKDNVLIKGKSYNVLHAKYKVDPNQTGDEFYLYIDTDELKIKFIAYHYKLSGAMNKFRAYDNFRIENGIVFTDYDDYISSSPETPLEEFYKLFNEDKLKLKDSVALTNIEVTPTKL, translated from the coding sequence ATGATCATAACATTATTTGCATCATGTAAGAATGAAAACAAGACCCTAGATGTAAATACAGATCCTTTAGAGTTATTTGATAAACTACTAGACAATTATGGAGGCTCTAAATTTTGGACTAGTACATCGACCTTTAATTATGGAGATATTTATTACACGGCTCTACGTAATAATAATATCCTAGAATCGTCTATGTCAATTAATGGAGATGGTAAAAATTATTTAGCCACTTACAAAAATGGATTTAGTGAATATTTTATCGATTCTATTCCTCAAAATGACAACAATTATAAAAGTATCTTCATAGACTCAAAACTTGATGCATTCATTTATCTTCTATCGATACCTCATTCATTAAGTGGTACTGACGTAGCTCTTAACAATAAAGACAACGTATTGATAAAAGGAAAAAGTTATAACGTTTTACATGCTAAATATAAAGTAGACCCAAATCAAACTGGTGATGAGTTCTACCTATATATTGACACTGATGAATTAAAAATAAAATTTATAGCATACCACTATAAGCTTTCTGGAGCAATGAACAAGTTTAGAGCATATGACAATTTCAGAATTGAAAATGGAATTGTTTTTACTGATTATGATGATTACATCTCGTCATCACCAGAAACCCCTCTAGAAGAATTCTACAAATTATTTAATGAAGATAAATTAAAATTAAAAGATAGTGTTGCTCTTACGAATATAGAAGTGACTCCTACAAAACTTTAA
- the rlmB gene encoding 23S rRNA (guanosine(2251)-2'-O)-methyltransferase RlmB, translated as MQKDLQIFGTRAIIEAIQAGKEIDKVFLQKGLHNPLLSELNTLIKKNGVQTSHVPIEKLNKLTQQNHQGAIAVVSAISFYDFEELVNAVVETEAAPLFILLDQLSDVRNFGAIIRTAECTGVHGIIIPKKGGAPVNGVAIKTSAGAAFNIPIAKVDHIKDAIYYLQGSGVQVVAATEKTETTLFETDFTSPTAIVMGREDSGVSPGVLKIVDKQAKLPLKGSIASLNVSVACGAFLYEIVRQRS; from the coding sequence ATGCAAAAAGACCTACAAATCTTTGGTACTCGTGCCATCATAGAAGCTATACAAGCTGGTAAAGAAATAGATAAAGTTTTCCTTCAAAAAGGACTTCATAATCCTTTATTGAGTGAACTCAATACACTCATCAAAAAGAATGGTGTACAGACTTCTCATGTACCTATTGAGAAACTTAATAAGCTGACTCAACAAAATCACCAAGGAGCCATTGCAGTAGTAAGTGCGATTTCATTTTATGATTTTGAAGAACTTGTAAATGCTGTTGTAGAAACTGAAGCTGCTCCCCTATTTATATTATTGGATCAATTATCTGATGTAAGAAATTTTGGTGCCATCATACGTACTGCAGAGTGCACTGGTGTACATGGTATTATTATTCCTAAAAAAGGTGGCGCACCGGTAAATGGTGTTGCTATAAAAACTTCGGCAGGTGCTGCTTTTAATATTCCTATTGCAAAGGTTGATCACATCAAAGATGCTATTTATTACCTACAAGGATCTGGTGTACAAGTAGTGGCTGCGACTGAAAAGACTGAGACTACTTTATTTGAAACAGACTTTACTTCACCTACCGCTATAGTAATGGGTCGTGAAGATAGTGGTGTATCTCCTGGGGTTCTCAAAATTGTAGATAAGCAAGCAAAACTCCCTCTTAAAGGCTCTATTGCTTCATTAAATGTATCGGTAGCCTGTGGTGCTTTTCTTTATGAAATAGTTAGACAACGCTCATAA
- a CDS encoding replication-associated recombination protein A, whose product MNTPLAERLRPKKLEDYLSQQHLVGPNGSLQQALKAGIIPSLILWGPPGIGKTTLATIISEESNRPFYTLSAINSGVKDIRDVIDKAKQSGGLFTQKNPILFIDEIHRFSKSQQDSLLGAVERGWVTLIGATTENPSFEVIPALLSRCQVYILKPFDKKDLELLLNRAIKEDSILKKKDITLKETEALLFLSGGDARKLLNIFELIVTTEPQKEVIVTNDMVQSKVQQNIVRYDKTGEQHYDIISAFIKSIRGSDPNAAVYWLARMIEGGEDVKFIARRLIIAASEDIGNANPTALVIANNCFQAVTTIGYPEARIILSQCVTYLATSPKSNASYLAIGKAQQLVKQTGDLSVPLPLRNAPTKLMKEIGCGDDYKYSHDFPGSFVNQEFMPPEISGTRFYEPTNNAREKALRESLKEKWGSKYGY is encoded by the coding sequence ATGAATACTCCTCTTGCAGAAAGGTTACGCCCTAAAAAATTAGAAGATTACCTCAGCCAGCAACACCTTGTAGGTCCTAACGGATCATTACAGCAGGCGTTAAAAGCAGGTATTATTCCGTCGCTTATTTTATGGGGACCTCCAGGCATAGGAAAAACAACCCTCGCTACTATTATCTCTGAAGAGTCTAACAGACCCTTCTACACATTGAGCGCAATAAACAGTGGCGTTAAAGATATACGCGATGTTATTGATAAGGCAAAACAAAGCGGAGGGCTATTTACTCAGAAGAATCCTATTCTTTTTATAGACGAAATTCATAGATTTTCAAAATCTCAGCAAGATTCACTACTAGGAGCAGTAGAGCGTGGCTGGGTTACCTTAATAGGTGCCACTACAGAAAACCCTAGTTTTGAAGTTATTCCCGCATTGCTATCCCGTTGTCAGGTATATATACTGAAACCTTTTGACAAGAAAGATTTAGAATTATTACTTAATAGAGCAATTAAAGAAGATAGTATTCTCAAGAAGAAAGATATCACACTTAAAGAAACGGAAGCACTACTGTTCTTAAGTGGAGGAGATGCTCGTAAACTGCTCAATATATTTGAACTAATAGTGACTACAGAGCCTCAAAAGGAGGTAATTGTTACCAATGATATGGTCCAGTCTAAAGTGCAACAAAACATTGTGCGTTATGATAAAACCGGAGAGCAGCATTACGATATAATTTCTGCTTTTATAAAATCAATACGAGGAAGTGATCCTAATGCGGCAGTTTACTGGCTTGCCCGTATGATAGAAGGTGGAGAAGATGTTAAATTTATTGCTCGCCGTCTTATTATAGCAGCTTCTGAAGATATTGGGAATGCAAATCCTACGGCACTGGTAATTGCTAATAATTGTTTTCAAGCAGTAACTACAATCGGGTATCCAGAAGCACGTATTATACTCAGTCAGTGCGTGACTTACCTTGCCACCTCACCAAAAAGTAATGCCTCATACCTTGCAATTGGAAAAGCGCAGCAGCTAGTAAAACAAACAGGAGATCTCTCTGTACCACTTCCGTTACGTAATGCTCCTACCAAATTAATGAAAGAAATAGGGTGTGGTGATGATTACAAGTATTCACACGACTTCCCAGGTAGTTTTGTAAATCAAGAATTTATGCCACCTGAAATAAGTGGCACTAGGTTTTATGAACCAACTAATAATGCAAGAGAAAAAGCTTTACGTGAAAGCTTAAAAGAGAAATGGGGTTCTAAGTACGGATATTAA